AGCGCGTCGTGGGCCTTCTTGAGCTCGTCGAGCTTCGGCTGGATGCGGGCATGGGCGCGGCGCGACACGCCGTTCTTCAGTATGTCCTGCACGCGCTTGCCCGCCTCCGTGACCTTGTCCGCGAGCTGGGGCAATGCGGACTGATACGCCGCCGGCTCCGTCGGCCGATTCGCGTATCCGCGGAGCGCCTCGTCCACGATATCGATGGCCTGCGCGACGACGGAGCGATCGACCGTCTGCAGCACGGCGATGACACGCGCCCGATCCTCCGGCTTGTTCCAGAGCCCGTACTTCAGGACGGAGAGGTGATCGAGCTCGACCGCTGGCGCATCGTCGAGCCACGCCGCCGCCTTGAGGACACGGGTGAGCGCGATCCACCGCCGATCCGAGAGGACGAGGCCATCCGCCTTCAGCGCGGTACGGAGCCGGAGCAGCTCCTCGACGGCACGCTGGGGCAGCTCGAGGCGTTGCACGTCTTTGCACGCGGCATCCCACTCCGCGAGAGCGATCTGCGCCGCGGGCTTGTACTCGGGCGGCGCAGCGACGAGCTGCATCCACGTCGCATTTGCCTGCACGTACTCGACCACGTCGCGCAGGAGGAATCGGTCGTAGATCGCCGCGAGGATTT
This DNA window, taken from Polyangium spumosum, encodes the following:
- a CDS encoding AAA family ATPase gives rise to the protein MKKNGSIDMGSVRARFRAVRDGLNTAFREREDAIECILLAALAQSHALLVGPPGTAKSALFFGFLASFPDARKFQTLVTKFGTEDEYFGPVKLSALKNDLWERNLDGRLAAVECAFLDEVFKGSDSVLNAFLSAMNERLYKGQPIPLRLLVGASNELPEEEILAAIYDRFLLRDVVEYVQANATWMQLVAAPPEYKPAAQIALAEWDAACKDVQRLELPQRAVEELLRLRTALKADGLVLSDRRWIALTRVLKAAAWLDDAPAVELDHLSVLKYGLWNKPEDRARVIAVLQTVDRSVVAQAIDIVDEALRGYANRPTEPAAYQSALPQLADKVTEAGKRVQDILKNGVSRRAHARIQPKLDELKKAHDALTADLSKRYALP